In Cydia splendana chromosome 26, ilCydSple1.2, whole genome shotgun sequence, the following are encoded in one genomic region:
- the LOC134803096 gene encoding UPF0669 protein C6orf120 homolog — protein MRREFILVLLGIICISTISSLLSGYVQIESDKVLLDTVVGSVGAGNFSYWQLGHIGPLLVELTSLTGDADLYVADTIRPSYETDRNNFSSVTCGPDLVNIPADFPRPVGIGVFGHWSHAQSEYSIQVFLTAPAPRSHAFLEDARPHERTEVEKRREKRKGEEEGKPRFLKLLSILDMIFDMFVL, from the exons ATGCGTCGTGAATTTATATTAGTGTTATTAGGAATTATATGTATATCAACTATATCCTCACTTTTATCAGGATATGTTCAAATAGAGTCTGATAAAGTGCTATTAGATACGGTAGTAGGTTCGGTGGGTGCTGGCAATTTTTCATATTGGCAGTTGGGGCATATAGGGCCGCTGCTGGTGGAACTGACGTCTCTAACAGGCGACGCGGACCTTTATGTTGCTGATACAATCAG GCCAAGTTATGAGACGGATCGGAACAACTTCAGCTCGGTGACCTGTGGCCCTGATCTGGTCAACATACCCGCTGACTTCCCGCGCCCTGTGG GTATCGGTGTGTTCGGGCACTGGTCGCACGCTCAGTCCGAGTACAGCATCCAAGTGTTCCTGACGGCTCCAGCACCACGCTCTCACGCTTTCCTTGAGGACGCAAGGCCGCATGAGAGAACAG AAGTGGAAAAGCGTCGCGAGAAACGTAAAGGCGAGGAGGAGGGCAAGCCCCGCTTCCTGAAGCTGCTGAGCATACTCGACATGATCTTTGACATGTTTGTGTTGTAG